The Fusarium musae strain F31 chromosome 10, whole genome shotgun sequence genome window below encodes:
- a CDS encoding hypothetical protein (EggNog:ENOG41) has product MSELDDSLNQAASSLFSDESLRLPFITAAKHLDDWFIIIDGLDEIDGGRYVGILEFLREVFDQLPEAHRIKLLLSSRETCSNHIDRILPQTTRLRTGLGPTSSDIKLYAEDLIRSKIATNDLIVSDADLVEEIITVIHRKEGGMFLWAFLTIEDICSRKSDKDVRQALEDIPADLPAAFDRTLGRIAAMKNNRAIVEKTFTLVQASFEPLTLSQLREALAVEIGQHTLDNDDLISGIDRLPTWCQNLICVEDSGTVHFSHHSIQQYLLSPDSGEFRDFHLNAEECDSFMGELCVTYISLDNFQRAVVPAKSSADYLHMDIHIGGVAEQTMRTAVGGSLGSFVGRLTREAVLSSQSRKHPSVKVQWNDSTLSSSPGRNFGPAQSTEGYSFFQYVSDHWYRHRLSINSDDNEATWRLLGQILQKPHQYSQGEPWFQSAWIERVSKITGNDVDFFDLEFSPYRIVSVPRLAMEVWLAVC; this is encoded by the exons ATGTCTGAGTTAGATGACAGTCTCAATCAAGCTGCGTCATCGCTGTTCTCGGATGAGTCCTTGCGATTACCGTTTATAACTGCAGCAAAGCATCTGGATGATTGGTTTATCATCATCGACGGTCTGGACGAGATCGATGGCGGAAGATATGTTGGAATACTAGAATTCCTTCGTGAAGTTTTTGATCAGCTTCCAGAAGCCCACCGAATCAAGCTTCTTTTGTCTTCCCGGGAAACATGCTCAAATCATATCGACCGTATTCTACCTCAGACCACACGCCTTCGTACAGGGTTAGGGCCAACAAGTTCagatattaagttatatgcCGAGGACCTCATCAGGAGCAAGATAGCAACAAATGATCTCATAGTCAGTGACGCCGATCTAGTGGAGGAGATCATCACGGTTATACACCGAAAGGAAGGGGGAAT GTTCTTATGGGCTTTTCTTACGATTGAAGATATTTGCTCTCGAAAGTCCGACAAGGATGTAAGACAGGCACTGGAAGATATCCCAGCCGACCTTCCGGCCGCATTTGACCGCACCCTGGGCCGCATAGCAGCAATGAAAAATAACAGAGCGATTGTTGAGAAAACATTCACTCTGGTCCAGGCATCGTTCGAGCCGCTGACCTTGAGTCAACTTCGCGAGGCTCTTGCGGTCGAGATAGGACAACATACCTTGGACAACGATGATCTTATAAGTGGAATAGATCGTTTGCCCACGTGGTGCCAGAATCTCATCTGTGTGGAAGATTCAGGTACCGTCCACTTTAGCCACCATTCCATTCAGCAGTATCTTCTGAGCCCAGATTCGGGCGAGTTCAGAGACTTTCATCTCAATGCAGAAGAATGTGACAGCTTCATGGGTGAGCTGTGCGTCACATACATCAGTCTTGATAACTTCCAAAGGGCAGTGGTGCCCGCGAAGAGCTCTGCGGACTATTTACATATGGATATCCATATTGGCGGTGTCGCTGAGCAGACAATGCGAACTGCAGTTGGAGGTAGTCTCGGGTCTTTCGTTGGACGACTCACACGTGAGGCTGTTCTGTCTTCACAGTCACGCAAACATCCTTCTGTCAAGGTCCAATGGAACGACTCTACACTCTCGTCTAGCCCCGGGCGTAATTTTGGTCCTGCTCAGAGCACCGAAGGGTATTCATTTTTTCAATATGTATCCGATCACTGGTATCGACATCGTCTTTCGATCAATTCGGATGATAATGAGGCTACATGGAGACTATTGGGCCAAATTCTTCAAAAGCCACATCAATACTCCCAGGGCGAGCCTTGGTTCCAATCGGCCTGGATAGAACGTGTCAGTAAGATCACTGGCAACGATGTCGACTTCTTTGACCTCGAATTCTCCCCATATCGGATAGTCTCTGTACCGCG ACTGGCAATGGAGGTCTGGCTTGCCgtgtgctga
- a CDS encoding hypothetical protein (EggNog:ENOG41): MDKDLKPVTTVPTNSTVGMGELVEDRASGHKHADTLDDGEKQSEELRSPPLGLAYSSKEDARVRWKLDLILLPMMACTYVLNYMDKVALSEASIFGIKEDLNLVGQQYSWSSSIFYLGYLVWQYPSSLLMQKLPTGRYFGVMIFLWGLTACTTAFTKNFATLCVNRVFLGVFESCMSPILTILISQYWTREEQPLRTSLWWSASAVGSFMADAITYGLSGKDHSGSKYAVWQVVYLVFGPMTMFWGVVVFFGVPASPLNAWFFSKRERDIATDRVLKNHTGIKNTEYKWNQVRECLMDPQPWILAIHAFLQCLQGGGLTSQKEHILMTVQFSKIVLTQTLGYSSRQATLMGMPSNTIHLVSVVFAGWFCTRFKNTRCYVMITTNIIVLIGAVLVDIIYVNTVPFGLGMSMLSSNIAGFTKKSTASVMMFLGYCLGQFTGPQFFITHEAPQYQTAFRGFYSSVSAMIVLEIVLL, encoded by the exons ATGGATAAAGACCTGAAGCCTGTTACCACCGTACCGACAAACTCCACTGTCGGGATGGGTGAGTTGGTTGAAGACAGAGCGAGCGGTCACAAACACGCCGATACCTTGGATGATGGCGAGAAACAGTCGGAGGAACTGCGGTCTCCACCGCTTGGGCTTGCATACAGCTCCAAGGAGGATGCGAGGGTCCGATGGAAGCTGGACCTGATCTTGCTGCCCATG ATGGCGTGCACATACGTCCTCAATTATATGGACAAGGTCGCGTTGTCCGAGGCTTCCATCTTTGGCATCAAGGAAGATCTG AACCTCGTGGGCCAGCAGTATAGCTGGTCATCTTCAATCTTCTACCTAGGCTATCTAGTCTGGCAGTATCCTAGCTCTCTCTTGATGCAGAAGCTTCCCAC CGGACGATACTTTGGCGTCATGATCTTCCTCTGGGGTCTCACCGCCTGCACAACGGCATTCACCAAAAACTTCGCAACACTCTGCGTCAACCGCGTTTTCCTCGGTGTTTTCGAGTCATGCATGTCACCCATCCTCACGATCCTAATCTCTCAATACTGGACTCGAGAGGAGCAGCCTCTTCGCACGTCATTATGGTGGTCCGCCAGCGCTGTCGGCTCGTTCATGGCTGATGCCATAACATACGGACTGTCGGGCAAAGATCATTCGGGCTCTAAGTATGCCGTCTGGCAAGTCGTATACCTCGTCTTCGggccgatgacgatgttttGGGGTGTTGTTGTCTTTTTTGGTGTTCCGGCGTCGCCTCTGAATGCATGGTTCTTCAGCAAGAGGGAGCGTGATATCGCTACTGATAGG GTCTTGAAGAATCACACCGGTATCAAGAACACTGAGTACAAGTGGAACCAGGTCCGAGAATGCCTGATGGATCCCCAGCCGTGGATACTAGCAATACACGCCTTTCTTCAGTGTCTTCAAGGAGGAGGCTTGACATCG CAAAAGGAGCATATCCTAATGACAGTGCAGTTTTCCAAGATCGTGTTGACCCAAACCCTCGGCTACTCCAGCCGCCAGGCTACTTTGATGGGCATGCCGTCCAACACCATCCACCTCGTCTCAGTGGTCTTTGC TGGCTGGTTCTGTACTCGTTTCAAGAATACTAGGTGCTACGTCATGATCACAACGAACATCATCGTCTTGATAGGAGCCGTGTTGGTGGACA TAATCTATGTGAACACCGTCCCTTTCGGTCTCGGCATGAGCATGCTCTCCTCCAACATCGCAGGATTCACCAAGAAGTCCACCGCCAGT GTCATGATGTTCCTAGGCTACTGTCTTGGTCAATTCACTGGCCCTCAATTCTTCATCACGCACGAAGCCCCACAGTACCAGACTGCTTTCAGAGGCTTCTACTCCTCAGTCTCCGCCATGATTGTTCTGGAAATCGTTCTGCTGTAA
- a CDS encoding hypothetical protein (EggNog:ENOG41): protein MTRQQIYAEMNPQAQATFPTAETDATDSFEPSSLAMLDATAMPWMDGIFDSYPDQQWDLSPESSVLYGGAAQSWLVPTDSPGQIPTDLSAGSLSSSSPQTVSDRVLAQHYTQNLASKYSSKGQTWNNHTYFFNRFNSSHSFVISSLYAWTAAHLYCNGTLGSEASAIEHCNKSLVALGDQLGIHLKFEGLDEELGHTWPQLITQDDDLDAVSVTLYFLAWTDLLLSRRASLKRMLYLEACLLESRGHGDQSQSVYGRMAVWFCFLDARASLFSQGDDRIIQCLGNDLGLMFAVDKSYNFLQEEYTLLYPNEERRWDEAHRPLYVATCRLVALLGMISRGHRGAEGEIQEDSTRASLDNIWEGLASISEEKAAENKVLSIFLTANALFHAVHIYASRVYRPDDAIYAETRHAENIIGITRRFYSKLKRPRTEAPPTKIWPIPLIMAAIEAKDPIYRDWALQLIKDCSQAGKHYANACAFIEKVHAAEEGTGCRANLSQIAKEMGDDFVI, encoded by the exons ATGACGAGGCAACAGATTTATGCAGAGATGAACCCACAGGCCCAGGCAACATTTCCAACAGCCGAGACGGATGCGACAGACTCGTTTGAACCATCTTCACTCGCCATGCTCGATGCGACAGCGATGCcttggatggatgggataTTTGACTCGTATCCCGACCAGCAGTGGGATTTGAGTCCGGAATCCTCAGTGCTTTACGGCGGCGCTGCGCAGTCCTGGCTTGTCCCAACTGATTCGCCTGGTCAAATACCCACAGACCTCAGCGCGGGTAGTCTCTCCTCGAGTTCCCCTCAGACAGTTTCCGATCGGGTCCTTGCACAGCACTACACGCAGAATCTAGCGTCCAAGTACAGCTCTAAAGGCCAAACATGGAACAACCACACGTATTTCTTCAATCGCTTCAACTCGAGCCATTCATTTGTGATATCATCCCTCTACGCGTGGACAGCAGCGCATCTCTACTGCAACGGGACTTTAGGCTCTGAGGCTAGTGCCATAGAGCACTGCAATAAAAGTCTCGTAGCTTTGGGAGATCAATTGGGCATCCATCTTAAATTTGAGGGCTTGGATGAAGAACTTGGCCACACTTGGCCTCAGCTTATCACTCAAGACGATGACCTTGATGCCGTCTCAGTGACACTTTATTTTCTTGCCTGGACTGACCTCCTCCTCTCAAGGAGGGCTTCTTTGAAGCGGATGCTATATCTCGAAGCTTGCCTTTTGGAAAGTAGAGGCCACGGTGATCAATCACAGTCAGTCTACGGTAGAATGGCAGTGTGGTTCTGCTTCCTCGATGCTCGCGCTTCGCTCTTCTCCCAAGGCGATGATCGTATTATTCAGTGCCTGGGCAACGACTTGGGATTGATGTTTGCTGTGGACAAGTCATATAattttcttcaagaagagtaCACTCTGCTATACCCGAATGAGGAGCGACGATGGGATGAGGCTCATAGGCCTTTGTACGTGGCTACTTGTCGCCTAGTTGCTTTGCTTGGGATGATATCCAGAGGCCACCGTGGTGCTGAGGGGGAGATTCAAGAGGACAGTACGAGAGCATCATTGGACAACATCTGGGAG GGTCTCGCTAGTATCAGCGAGGAGAAAGCGGCAGAAAACAAAGtgctctccatcttcctcaccGCGAACGCGCTCTTCCACGCAGTGCACATTTATGCGTCAAGAGTATACCGGCCAGACGACGCAATCTATGCCGAGACCAGGCATGCTGAAAACATAATTGGCATCACCCGTCGATTCTACAGTAAGCTCAAGCGGCCCAGAACAGAAGCGCCTCCAACCAAGATATGGCCAATTCCACTCATCATGGCAGCGATTGAAGCAAAAGATCCTATCTACAGAGACTGGGCGTTGCAACTTATCAAGGACTGCTCTCAGGCGGGGAAACATTATGCAAATGCATGTGCCTTTATCGAAAAGGTGCATGCCGCCGAGGAGGGGACAGGCTGTCGCGCGAATCTTTCCCAGATCGCTAAAGAGATGGGCGACGATTTTGTGATTTAA
- a CDS encoding hypothetical protein (EggNog:ENOG41), with product MRSDVQDLARQHPGLAEKYRTLQSELDQRVDHGRATNTQSQDPINRRHAAAREFTELAAEIRKLPGFEDFMLSYMEDKICGASERGPIVLINVSRLRCDALIVSDSQVRTLELPSITLEELERKVKPWTLATSQTLQWLWDTIMSPILNKLGFTDIPTTGKWPHVWWIPTGPLVQLPLHAAGYHRQQGSEALLDRVISSYGFSIRNIIRGRRDSTKSSSNSDQALLVAMEHTPGYDMLSFANEKVELIDGMARSMKLESIIPTHTNNEVIRYLSDCRIFHFAGHGLAHTEDHRRVVSY from the coding sequence ATGCGTAGCGACGTCCAGGATCTGGCGAGGCAGCATCCAGGTCTAGCGGAGAAATATCGCACTCTACAATCTGAGCTGGACCAGCGTGTCGATCATGGTAGAGCTACAAATACGCAGTCGCAAGATCCGATTAACAGAAGACACGCTGCTGCCAGGGAATTCACCGAGTTGGCAGCTGAAATCCGCAAGTTACCGGGGTTTGAAGACTTCATGCTCTCCTATATGGAAGATAAGATCTGCGGTGCTTCAGAGCGCGGCCCAATTGTGTTGATCAACGTCAGCAGACTTCGTTGTGACGCTCTCATTGTCTCGGACAGCCAGGTTCGTACATTGGAGCTGCCTAGCATAACCTTGGAGGAACTTGAGCGAAAGGTAAAGCCTTGGACTCTCGCAACTTCGCAGACCCTTCAGTGGCTTTGGGATACCATCATGAGCCCCATACTCAACAAGCTAGGTTTTACTGATATTCCGACGACGGGGAAGTGGCCCCATGTCTGGTGGATTCCAACCGGCCCTTTGGTTCAACTTCCGCTTCATGCAGCAGGATACCATAGGCAACAAGGTTCGGAAGCACTTCTTGACAGGGTTATTTCTTCATATGGGTTTTCGATACGAAACATAATTCGTGGCCGTAGAGACTCTACCAAGTCCTCCTCCAATTCTGATCAGGCACTGCTTGTGGCGATGGAGCACACACCTGGTTATGACATGCTTTCCTTTGCCAACGAAAAGGTTGAGTTGATAGACGGTATGGCCCGCTCTATGAAGCTCGAGTCAATCATACCAACCCACACTAATAATGAGGTCATTCGGTATCTTTCAGACTGTAGAATTTTCCACTTTGCCGGTCACGGCCTAGCTCATACGGAAGACCATCGACGAGTTGTCTCTTACTAG
- a CDS encoding hypothetical protein (EggNog:ENOG41) — MANYGTSKVGNRHDSVSHPLAQSGSTGSPVGLSSDPKKIGLNNSMWLLDKLKLSLKSSHQEQLRILADGHQKRENDLCREIERLKRENKAQKDTVRRAQEASEAMMEQSKSFASGDNEVEIWFRRRSDDWYEWARCFAHQDPLRLAAVSSQAWNELTEFVALQDGRLPGGLADDPKTPYLLLQGMLANFICKHAFSTPWWIFDALSHLGVSPEERERLINNSARDEERIEQILCLDGGELPTSGSMDILFDILQHLQEDSSHKLRVSLVRLFAANGMEANADRPVRGKNEALIDARLCHAKYLTNMFLQSPACNLLRHLPNEELQGRSDGLHEQIDQALQKSLELWTHRSQMRCVALPQLRDQGRLDFDLGSGLMQLHRAYQVDDWRKYEGSRIVVVVQPAIVVYGTERGDNYSCMRRVWAPAKVLIDGVPVSTGRSVGPRAGANTWPSYWSY; from the exons ATGGCCAATTATGGCACAAGTAAGGTGGGCAACCGACATGACTCGGTCAGCCATCCTCTTGCTCAGTCTGGGAGCACCGGGTCCCCTGTAGGGCTATCCAGCGACCCTAAGAAGATA GGCCTTAATAACTCAATGTGGCTCTTGGACAAGTTAAAGTTATCTTTGAAGTCAAGTCACCAGGAGCAACTGAGAATACTCGCAGACGGACATCAAAAGCGCGAGAACGATCTTTGTCGAGAAATTGAGAGACTCAAGAGAGAGAATAAAGCGCAGAAGGACACTGTGAGGCGGGCTCAAGAAGCCTCAGAGGCTATGATGGAGCAGTCTAAGTCCTTCGCGTCCGGCGACAACGAAGTCGAGATCTGGTTCCGGCGCCGCAGTGACGACTGGTATGAGTGGGCGAGATGCTTTGCGCATCAAGACCCTTTGAGGCTAGCAGCTGTGTCTAGTCAGGCTTGGAATGAACTAACCGAGTTTGTGGCCTTACAGGACGGAAGGCTCCCAGGTGGGCTCGCTGATGACCCGAAGACGCCTTATCTACTTTTGCAGGGCATGTTGGCTAATTTTATATGCAAGCACGCATTTAGCACGCCTTGGTGGATCTTTGATGCACTGAGCCACCTTGGCGTAAGCCCCGAGGAAAGAGAACGTCTGATCAACAATTCTGCGCGTGACGAAGAAAGGATAGAGCAGATACTGTGCCTTGATGGAGGCGAACTCCCCACCAGTGGGAGCATGGACATTCTTTTTGATATATTGCAGCATC TTCAAGAAGATTCGTCTCATAAGCTTAGAGTATCGCTGGTCCGGCTCTTCGCTGCCAATGGTATGGAAGCCAACGCAGATAGGCCTGTCCGCGGCAAGAACGAGGCTCTCATTGATGCACGACTTTGTCATGCCAAGTACTTGACCAACATGTTCCTCCAGAGTCCAGCATGCAACCTCTTAAGGCATCTACCCAACGAGGAGTTGCAAGGCCGCTCCGACGGCCTCCATGAACAAATAGATCAGGCTCTTCAAAAGTCCTTAGAACTTTGGACTCACCGTTCTCAGATGCGCTGCGTTGCTCTACCGCAATTGCGTGACCAAGGTCGCCTTGACTTCGACCTTGGGTCAGGGCTCATGCAGCTGCACCGTGCTTACCAGGTGGATGATTGGCGAAAATACGAGGGGTCACGCATCGTAGTGGTTGTTCAGCCCGCCATTGTCGTCTACGGCACGGAACGCGGCGATAACTACTCTTGCATGAGGCGTGTTTGGGCGCCTGCCAAGGTCCTCATAGACGGTGTACCTGTATCGACTGGGAGAAGCGTTGGGCCTCGTGCCGGCGCGAATACGTGGCCTAGTTACTGGAGTTATTAA
- a CDS encoding hypothetical protein (EggNog:ENOG41) yields MYLQQVLMRRTGTQEINAYEFNTRGHNVILVDTPGFNDTYKSDAEILLDLAKWLEVMYRQNAKLTGILYLHRITDVRMEGSALRNLKMFRKLCGDDPMKNVTILSTFWGRDNREVAIAHEDELKSNPNFWGSMIEYGAQVQRFDGTQECALDVLMSFATKATMTLDIQRELVDEEKLLGETAAGNAVNEELHRLETKYRDELDRIQKETTEALAERDLQYEKILNLERERMEQKLDRIHSDQEMLRQERREEIRRIENDNKLLQNKYDAKLKEQQLEAERIREQDRAEMREQMQNSEALIEALKTQKSNDELLKIGGRVTQVAALGVMAAFDPNTIPVVLASLVDLAKEF; encoded by the coding sequence ATGTATCTGCAACAAGTGTTAATGAGACGTACAGGCACCCAGGAAATCAACGCGTACGAATTCAACACCCGCGGCCACAATGTCATCCTGGTTGACACGCCTGGTTTCAATGATACCTACAAATCTGACGCCGAGATTCTACTTGACCTGGCAAAGTGGCTCGAAGTGATGTATCGTCAGAATGCAAAGCTGACGGGTATACTCTATCTGCACCGTATCACCGATGTACGTATGGAGGGGAGCGCGTTGAGGAACCTCAAGATGTTTCGCAAACTCTGCGGAGATGATCCAATGAAAAATGTCACGATTCTATCTACCTTTTGGGGGAGGGACAATAGAGAGGTGGCTATTGCTCACGAAGACGAACTCAAAAGCAACCCCAATTTCTGGGGCAGCATGATTGAATACGGGGCCCAGGTGCAGCGTTTCGATGGAACTCAGGAATGTGCGCTCGATGTCCTGATGTCCTTTGCCACCAAGGCCACCATGACACTTGATATCCAACGCGAACTTGTGGATGAAGAaaagcttcttggtgagaCTGCTGCTGGAAACGCGGTCAACGAAGAGTTGCACCGTCTCGAGACCAAGTACCGAGATGAGCTTGACCGTATCCAAAAAGAGACTACTGAAGCTCTTGCGGAAAGAGATTTGCAGTATGAGAAGATCCTGAACCTGGAACGAGAGAGGATGGAGCAAAAGCTTGACCGCATCCACTCCGACCAGGAAATGCTTCGTCAGgaacgaagagaagaaatcCGGCGGATCGAGAATGACAACAAGCTACTCCAGAACAAATACGACGCCAAGCTTAaagagcagcagcttgaggCAGAACGTATTCGCGAGCAAGACAGAGCCGAAATGAGAGAGCAGATGCAAAACAGCGAGGCATTGATTGAGGCTCTGAAGACGCAGAAAAGTAATGATGAATTACTTAAGATCGGCGGTAGAGTCACGCAGGTTGCTGCCCTGGGAGTAATGGCGGCTTTTGACCCTAACACTATTCCTGTGGTTCTGGCATCATTAGTAGACTTGGCGAAAGAGTTTTGA
- a CDS encoding hypothetical protein (EggNog:ENOG41) — protein sequence MIPHKSSYLSRSGPSTGSGSQPDGSAAITKLKDAVAHFQAMLTDDDRMRLQGLKKLPHDAQSIIAFTAELDRQQDGNRRGKSIASRLTSFLQIVQQFTPIIDTYIQSNPDISALIWALVNQVWRAVTSSFQIDIRSYVEKVKEKAENAQSEIELAKAQADHHEQEQQAKERREASDYRQKLSMWATKYSAAMKDIQHLKNKHAKDKKRSKLVHELTSYNSMTTFNSMRNKRHMGTAEWCFSTTEYQEWVNANKAAVLHITGKSSWIWEDNLSILDHRTTVLFPEAVSVHILLFPPFRRGEKSLRVNDHSFLSSAASSIAFD from the exons ATGATTCCTCACAAAAGTTCATATTTATCTCGATCCGGGCCATCAACTGGCAGCGGTAGCCAGCCCGATGGAAGTGCCGCTATCACGAAGCTCAAGGACGCAGTCGCTCATTTCCAGGCCATGCTGACAGATGATGATCGGATGCGTCTACAGGGCCTGAAAAAGCTGCCGCACGACGCCCAGTCAATCATTGCGTTCACTGCTGAGCTAGACAGGCAACAAGATGGGAATCGACGAGGGAAAAGCATAGCTTCGCGGCTTACATCATTTCTGCAGATCGTCCAACAGTTCACGCCCATCATCGATACATACATTCAATCGAACCCTGATATCAGTGCCCTTATCTGGG CATTGGTTAATCAAGTGTGGAGAGCTGTCACATCCTCTTTCCAGATTGACATACGAAGCTACGTTGAGAAAGTCAAAGAAAAGGCCGAGAATGCGCAAAGTGAGATCGAGTTGGCTAAAGCACAAGCCGATCATCATGAGCAAGAACAACAGGCCAAAGAGCGGCGAGAGGCCTCAGATTACAGGCAGAAACTCTCTATGTGGGCTACCAAATATAGTGCTGCCATGAAAGATATTCAGCATCTCAAGAATAAGCATGCCAAAG ACAAGAAGCGAAGCAAGCTTGTCCATGAGCTGACCTCTTACAACTCTATGACTACTTTCAACAGTATGCGTAACAAACGACATATGGGTACTGCCGAGTGGTGTTTTTCCACTACAGAATACCAAGAGTGGGTCAACGCCAACAAAGCAGCCGTCCTTCATATCACAGGGAAGAGTAG TTGGATCTGGGAAGACAATCTTAGC ATCCTCGATCATAGAACAACTGTGCTATTCCCCGAGGCCGTGTCAGTTCACATCCTTCTTTTTCCTCCGTTTCGACGAGGGGAAAAGTCTCTCCGTGTCAACGATCATTCGTTCTTgtcttcagcagcttctAGCATCGCCTTTGATTGA
- a CDS encoding hypothetical protein (EggNog:ENOG41), with product MPSAETSITDVPRASRYQYIVVEGTPYERGLSHGRQAADKVRANVEYYKLPGKLPHWSISSKIIETVYLPAFENFYPTGLEEIRGIADGAGVSIEEVIMLNARYDLGRCMYRLQDGGKTPQDMRGHDECTSGFFPPEAVASGRALAVHNWDMSSHLYNQDLIIYLEVHPDPSEDRPSMFILTEAGQLIRSGMNSAGLSVTANSLLSSEDYVPISHVDKDGVYHEIKNPKPVLPLSVARRVFLEYSNYAEGLVAINAFPRHVSGNLHVSTAEGFAMAMEVSPTRVYKFYGNIDDNYLIHSNHFLSPEFLSRDDVFDRSPGGSTWFRCLRAEKGVRADCAAGRLTSEKIRAAFSDHLAYPESLCNHPNLNQRNTPSAVLTGYTSKQNMTVAFVIYDLVERVITVCKGPPCEGVLQEFRLEERRFLKH from the exons ATGCCTTCTGCTGAAACTTCTATCACGGACGTCCCTCGGGCTTCGCGCTACCAGTACATTGTTGTTGAAGGCACGCCCTATGAGAGGGGGCTTTCGCATGGAAGACAGGCGGCTGACAAGGTCCGTGCCAATGTCGAATACTACAAACTCCCAGGCAAGCTTCCGCATTG GTCAATCTCCTCGAAGATCATCGAAACCGTCTACCTTCCAGCCTTTGAGAATTTCTACCCCACTGGCCTCGAAGAGATCAGAGGAATCGCAGATGGAGCAGGCGTATCGATCGAAGAGGTGATCATGCTCAATGCTCGATACGACCTTGGCAGATGCATGTATCGCCTGCAAGACGGCGGCAAAACTCCCCAGGACATGAGAGGGCATGACGAATGCACAAGCGGATTCTTTCCTCCTGAAGCAGTGGCGTCTGGCCGCGCGTTGGCCGTGCATAACTGGGACATGTCCAGCCATCTTTATAACCAGGACCTGATCATCTACCTCGAAGTACACCCGGACCCGTCCGAGGACCGACCTTCAATGTTTATCCTCACTGAAGCTGGGCAACTGATCCGCAGTGGGATGAACTCGGCTGGCTTATCGGTTACTGCAAATTCACTGTTGTCGAGCGAAGACTACGTGCCCATTTCGCATGTTGACAAAGACGGAGTCTACCATGAGATCAAGAATCCCAAGCCTGTTCTGCCGCTATCAGTAGCAAGGCGCGTCTTCCTCGAGTACAGTAACTACGCAGAGGGCTTAGTAGCTATCAACGCCTTCCCCCGCCACGTCTCAGGAAACCTACACGTCTCAACAGCGGAAGGATTCGCAATGGCCATGGAAGTTTCCCCAACCCGCGTGTACAAGTTTTACGGAAACATTGACGATAATTACCTCATCCACAGCAATCACTTTCTCAGTCCAGAATTTCTGAGCCGTGATGATGTTTTCGATCGGTCTCCTGGAGGAAGCACCTGGTTCAGATGCTTACGAGCCGAGAAAGGAGTAAGAGCAGACTGTGCAGCGGGGAGATTGACGTCTGAGAAGATCAGGGCGGCGTTTTCGGATCACTTGGCGTATCCTGAGAGTCTGTGCAATCATCCGAATCTGAACCAGAGGAATACGCCTAGTGCGGTATTGACTGGATATACATCTAAACAGAACATGACGGTGGCATTTGTCATTTATGACCTGGTGGAGCGGGTTATCACAGTGTGCAAAGGGCCTCCCTGCGAGGGCGTGCTGCAGGAGTTTAGGTTGGAAGAGAGACGATTTTTGAAGCATTGA